AGCGGTTCTGACCATGGGCGGCAGTGCACCCTCCTGGGGTCGCCTGGACCCCCGGCTGACCGACACCGTGCGGGCCCTGCCCCGCGTCGGGATCCACCGCTGGCCGGTCACCTGCTGGCCGGCGCCCCGCCTGCACCCGGCCGGCAACCCCGTCGTGATCGCCGAGGAGCACGGCGGGTTCGCCTTCGGCGGCAACAAGGTCCGTCAGGTCGACGTCCTGCTCGGCCAGGCCCGCGAGGCCGGCGCCGACACGGTCGTCACCTCGGCCGGACCGCACTCCAACCTCTGCCGGGTGGTGGCCGCCGCCGCCCGCGCCGCCGGCCTCGACGTGCACCTCGTGCTGCGCGGCGAACCACCGGCCGAACCCAGCCGCAACCAGGTGCTCTACGAGCTGGCCGGGGCCCGCCTGCACTGGGTACGCACCACCGACGCCTTCGATCCCGTCCAGGCGCAGACCATGACCGCCATCGCCGAGCAGGGCCGCACGACCGGGGCGACGACCGCCGTCATCGACGTGCGGACCGCGCCCGGAAGCACGCTCTGCGCGCTGGCCACCACCGCCGCCGTCGACGAACTCGCCGACACCCTCGCCGACAGGCCACCGGACCGGATCATGCTCGCCGGTGGGGCCGGCAACACCGCCGGCGGCGTCCTGGCCGCGCTGGCCGCCCGCCGTGCCACGGTCGGCCTGGTGGTCGCCTCGGCGCTCGCCCCGGCGGCCCAGCTGCGGGCACTGGTCCGCGACCGGGCAGCCGCCGCGCTCGACCGGGTCGGGCTGCCCGCCGCCCTGCTCGACGAGGTGGACCTGGAGGTCACCGACGGCCAGCTCGGGGGCGGCCACGGGGTGCCCACCGAGGCGGCCGTCGCCGCCCAACGGGCCACCGCGCGGGCCAGCGGCGCGTTCCTCGACCTGACCTACAACAGCAAGGCGATGGCGGCGCTGCTCGCCGACGACCGTCCCGGCTCGTGGCTGTTCCTGCACACCGGCGGCTCACCCAACGTCTTCGCCCCGCACCCGTTCCCGGCCGACGTCCCGCACACCGACGAAGGAGCACCGTGATCAACGACTACCGACTCCACCACATGACCTGGCCGCAGGTACGCGAGGCGCTGACCACGGCCACCGTCGGTGTCATCCCGTTCGGCGCCACCGAGCAGCACGGCCCCGCCCTGAAGGCCGGCATCGACTACCGGATCGCGGAACGGCTGGCCGAGGAGGTGGTCGCCGCCGCCGACGGTACGGCCCTGATGACGCCACCGATCCCGGTCGGCTTCTCCCCGCACCACATGGACTTCCCCGGCACCCTGACCGCCCGGGTGAGCACCCTCTGCTCGCTGCTGGAGGACTACCTGTCCAGCCTGGCCCGGCACGGCCTGGAACGGTTCGTCATCATGAACGGCCACGGCGGGAACCTGGCCTTCCTGCCCGCCTTCCTGACCGAGTACAAGCAGCGCACCGGGCACACCGTGGCGGTGGTCCACTGGTCGATGATGGGCCGCGACGTGGTGGTGGACATCGCCCAGTCCGAGATGTACGGCCACGCCTGCGAGGTGGAGACGAGCCTGGCGCTGCACCTGGTGCCGGACGTGGTGGTGACCGAGGAACTGGGCGGCCCCGCTCCCCTGCTGCCCTCGGCACACGAGCTGCTGCGCGGCCAGGCCATCCCGGACCGGGCCGTCGGCGGGTTCACGCCCCGGTCGCTGGCCGAGTTCAGCACCAACGGCGCGCTCGGCGACCCGGCCAAGCACGACGTCGAGAAGGGCCGCAAACTCTTCGAGGCGGTCCGGGACCGGACGGTCACGCTGATCCGGCACCTCGCCGAGGCACCGACGGCGGGCGCGATCAGTGCCGAGCGGGCCGCCGCGATCAGCACGGACTGGGGCACGCGCGGATGAGCGGCACCGAGGACACCTCCCCCGAGCGCCGCCTCGCCGACCTCGGCATCACGCTGCCACCGGCCCGTACCGCCTCCGGGGCGTACGACACGGTGGTAGTCAGCGGCGACCTGGCCGTCCTCTCCGGACACGGCCCGGTCCGCCCGGGGCATCCGCTGCCCACCGGCAAGCTCGGCGCCGAGCTGAGCGTGCCGGACGGGCAGGCGGCGGTACGCCAGGCGACGCTGAACCTGCTCGCCACCCTGCGCGCCGCCGCCGGTTCGCTCGACGACGTGGAGCAGTTGTTGACGCTCACCGTGGCGATCAACGCCACGCCCGCGTTCACCGACCACGTCCCGGTCGCCGACACCGCCTCGGAGCTGCTGCGGGACGTCTTCGGCGACCGGGGGCGGCACGCGCGGTCGGCGCTGGGGCACTCGTCACTGCCCTTCGACGTCCCGGTGTCACTGGCGTTGACCGCCCGGATCCGGGGCCGAAATACCCAGGTCTGAAACCGAGATTGGCCCGGCCGGCCGCTACAGTGTCGATGCCGCAACCCGATATCAGAGGACGCACGTGACTTCCGACAACGGATCGAATCAGAGCATCCTGCGAGCAGTGGCGATCCTCGACGCCTTCCTGCTCGGGCGCCCCGAGTTGCGGGTCACCGACGTGGCGCGGCAGGCCGGGCTCGGTGTCTCCACCGCGTCCCGGCTGCTGAGCACCCTGGAATCCCTCGGCCTGGTGGAACGCGACCCGATCTCCAACCTCTATCGGTTGGGTCCGAAGACGGTGACCCTCGGCGGTGTGGCCCTCAACCAGTCCCCCGTCTACCGCGCCGCCCGCCAGACCGCCCAGAACCTCGCCGCCGAGCACGGTCTCGGCGTCAACCTCGCGATCCGTCGCGACGACCAGGGCTTCTACCTGGGCAACTTCGAGGGTCGCTCGGCACCCCGGGCGTTCTCGCTGATCGGTCAGTCGATCCCGCTGCACGCCACCGGCCTGGGCAAGGCACTACTGCTCGGCGTCGACCCGGCACAGCGGCGGGTGCTGCTGGGCGAGAACCTGGTCGGGTTCACCCACCGCACCATCACCGACCATGACCGCCTCGACGCCGAACTGGCCACGAGCGGGTCGCGCGGCTACTCGACCGAGGAGGAGGAACTCGCCCTCGGTCGGGCCTGCCTCGC
Above is a window of Verrucosispora sp. NA02020 DNA encoding:
- a CDS encoding pyridoxal-phosphate dependent enzyme yields the protein MGGSAPSWGRLDPRLTDTVRALPRVGIHRWPVTCWPAPRLHPAGNPVVIAEEHGGFAFGGNKVRQVDVLLGQAREAGADTVVTSAGPHSNLCRVVAAAARAAGLDVHLVLRGEPPAEPSRNQVLYELAGARLHWVRTTDAFDPVQAQTMTAIAEQGRTTGATTAVIDVRTAPGSTLCALATTAAVDELADTLADRPPDRIMLAGGAGNTAGGVLAALAARRATVGLVVASALAPAAQLRALVRDRAAAALDRVGLPAALLDEVDLEVTDGQLGGGHGVPTEAAVAAQRATARASGAFLDLTYNSKAMAALLADDRPGSWLFLHTGGSPNVFAPHPFPADVPHTDEGAP
- a CDS encoding creatininase family protein; this translates as MINDYRLHHMTWPQVREALTTATVGVIPFGATEQHGPALKAGIDYRIAERLAEEVVAAADGTALMTPPIPVGFSPHHMDFPGTLTARVSTLCSLLEDYLSSLARHGLERFVIMNGHGGNLAFLPAFLTEYKQRTGHTVAVVHWSMMGRDVVVDIAQSEMYGHACEVETSLALHLVPDVVVTEELGGPAPLLPSAHELLRGQAIPDRAVGGFTPRSLAEFSTNGALGDPAKHDVEKGRKLFEAVRDRTVTLIRHLAEAPTAGAISAERAAAISTDWGTRG
- a CDS encoding RidA family protein, yielding MSGTEDTSPERRLADLGITLPPARTASGAYDTVVVSGDLAVLSGHGPVRPGHPLPTGKLGAELSVPDGQAAVRQATLNLLATLRAAAGSLDDVEQLLTLTVAINATPAFTDHVPVADTASELLRDVFGDRGRHARSALGHSSLPFDVPVSLALTARIRGRNTQV
- a CDS encoding IclR family transcriptional regulator, with amino-acid sequence MTSDNGSNQSILRAVAILDAFLLGRPELRVTDVARQAGLGVSTASRLLSTLESLGLVERDPISNLYRLGPKTVTLGGVALNQSPVYRAARQTAQNLAAEHGLGVNLAIRRDDQGFYLGNFEGRSAPRAFSLIGQSIPLHATGLGKALLLGVDPAQRRVLLGENLVGFTHRTITDHDRLDAELATSGSRGYSTEEEELALGRACLAAPIRNASGEIVAALSISGPLSAINLAAREAALATAVIEAADAVSVALGHHGPARVIVSQR